From Drosophila virilis strain 15010-1051.87 chromosome X, Dvir_AGI_RSII-ME, whole genome shotgun sequence, the proteins below share one genomic window:
- the raskol gene encoding ras GTPase-activating protein raskol isoform X5 gives MGRRTYRNRAHAISYPSRVEGWLDVCETEGELTRLIKTLPWGPLYCVLQQDDQTFTAYCSEEISLGDVCYEDIPRVRLDRARRPAKALWDGPPTLAEENENDSDTCLGNGMSGLNDIVLNTTLYNDLGEYKSKTLPRIHFDTALNDTSLNEDTSYEKACRRGSAPTTPILGSKQHQPEHNAASRFTNFFSKRSNPLKRTKSVTKLERTKRGSGGLRGSRSHESLLSSHAVMSTIDLSCTGAVGVAPVHQSVLGRRHCFQVRGGPRGERYYSCGSRQERDLWIYSLRKSIAPNAEHTRRTDNSLKLWVYEAKNLPAKKKYFCELQLDKTLYGRTSVKLQTDLLFWGEYFDFPDIPEINVITVNVFREVDKKKKRDKYQFVGSVKIPVHEVTSRLICEDWYPILSDKAGDSLGRTGLGKDKERELLPTLRIKCRFQSTDILPINIYGNFLAYLKENYKRVCETLEPVIGVKAKEDIGQALVLLMHAQGLAGAFLTDVVALDLLRVGDQRLTFRGNSLATKSMEAFLKLTGEQYLQDTLSAPINELIQSERDCEVDPTKTSGSSAGSLQRQQAALRGAVRSAWQCIYESHKHFPPQLRACFATFRERLQQLGRQDMADNLISASIFLRFLCPAILSPSLFNITSELPSVRATRNLTLVAKTLQTLANFTRFQGKENFMEFLNDFLEQEASRMQQFLEYISTRPEHATPDSILDWAGYIDQGKQLSILHSLLSESLAKLPEARQHELDPLQHILDDISRAKELSGGPALASGYLPTVMSTHSIASENQENRQPDPGCSMVGATSSSHSQQQQQQQQQLQQQQQQAQLAQPQHAVVSKPLPAERGIMRGVLTPSALEKNIFRYNDPTVNVRLQQQQQQQQQQQLEQQQQQLLSNSQSSIANAGGYMSSPVLQHAQSQSSMASSSLNGSNSNLLMQPHPAQHQPHCPPAPQTSAASTMERLDRLGHTYQYVVNHNGNAADYDSSTGSSRARTLPRNNINNNNNCNNNCNNSNQSGSYDDMPGEFIQISGLDTSSAFVRKSPTPLLKASAAASAGAGAGAGTRGQRINRHNLNLNLGIPDHSGHSNYARGPLNPNSNMPKNLEDLDDLFKYAEEQEVIIEPQPTGSHAHAHAHGHGHAQGHGHNKQQLSAKSSHCSSGYQSISTNPSPAQSSSPVESQLQPQQPQQQQRQLNAPLAFKNPSYQLQSCTSNSGGMPNASGRGPATPQPGAFGGRVKPLGAGLVAARAAFLNSGGTLDAATLTPSSSDEQLSADNYYSYAAAAAAGANVANKLEAQRSLSGGSSSSNSNSNSGKPHAYGRLNGGGPLKREDVYGSASGMGVAYAMSAPHHHQQQPQQQQQQPHQHHHHPHPHQQQQQHQQQQQLPQQQPQQQQEHKQYASSGGASSAATSSTAVAQRRLSLDSARTLSDSSTDTEGHCAQLQEGKRRRQLRSSNNSGGAGGGSESSGLCKGYDQNGEIQLLQETLDTLRHTLDRDEAELRDSSDELFALQRPGCAGGSSGGNGINNLSQQSESTMRSIIDRQNLCRLITMEEELRREQLKMSLALSHKQRVIEEQGQQIAALDAANSRLLSALTALRQRYETQQQQQQQQQQQQQAPKNQKPQ, from the exons ATACTTCATATGAGAAGGCCTGTCGCCGCGGTTCGGCGCCCACAACGCCCATTCTGGGCAGCAAACAGCATCAGCCGGAGCACAATGCCGCCTCCCGCTTTACCAATTTCTTCTCCAAGAG ATCAAATCCCCTCAAGCGTACAAAGTCGGTGACCAAATTGGAGCGCACCAAGCGCGGATCGGGTGGGCTGCGCGGCTCGCGCTCCCACGAGAGTCTACTCTCCAGTCATGCAGTCATGTCCACTATTG ATTTGTCATGCACCGGCGCTGTGGGCGTTGCGCCCGTACACCAATCGGTGCTGGGCCGCCGGCACTGCTTCCAGGTGCGCGGCGGGCCGCGCGGCGAGCGCTACTATTCGTGCGGATCACGCCAGGAGCGAGATCTCTGGATCTACTCGTTGCGCAAATCGATAGCACCGAATGCGGAGCACACTCGCCGCACGGACAACTCGCTGAAGCTCTGGGTGTACGAGGCAAAGAACTTGCCCGCCAAAAAGAAATACTTCTGCGAGCTGCAGCTAGACAAGACGCTCTACGGCCGGACAAGCGTCAAGCTGCAAACGGATCTGCTGTTCTGGGGCGAATACTTTGATTTTCCGGACATACCCGAGATCAATGTGATCACCGTCAATGTTTTTCGTGAGGTcgacaaaaagaagaagcgcGACAAATACCAATTTGTTGGCTCCGTTAAAATACCCGTGCACGAGGTGACCTCAAGGCTGATCTGCGAGGACTGGTATCCGATACTGAGCGACAAGGCCGGCGACAGTCTCGGCCGCACCGGGCTGGGCAAGGACAAGGAGCGGGAACTGCTGCCAACGCTGCGCATCAAGTGCCGTTTCCAGAGCACAGACATCCTGCCCATCAACATCTATGGCAACTTCCTGGCCTACCTCAAGGAGAACTATAAGCGCGTCTGCGAAACGCTCGAGCCGGTGATCGGGGTCAAGGCCAAGGAGGATATTGGCCAGGCTTTAGTCCTGCTGATGCATGCCCAGGGCCTGGCCGGCGCCTTTCTCACCGATGTCGTTGCGCTCGATCTGCTGCGCGTCGGCGATCAGAGGTTGACCTTTCGCGGCAACTCGCTGGCCACCAAGAGCATGGAGGCCTTCCTCAAGCTAACGGGCGAGCAGTATCTGCAGGATACGCTCTCGGCGCCGATCAACGAGCTGATACAATCGGAGCGCGACTGCGAGGTTGATCCGACCAAGACGAGCGGCTCCTCGGCCGGTTcgctgcagcgccagcaggCGGCATTGCGCGGCGCCGTGCGCAGCGCCTGGCAATGCATTTACGAGTCGCATAAACACTTTCCGCCGCAGCTGCGCGCCTGCTTCGCCACGTTCCGGGAgcgactgcagcagctgggcCGCCAGGATATGGCCGACAATCTGATCTCGGCGAGCATATTTCTGCGTTTCCTCTGCCCGGCGATCCTGTCGCCGTCCCTTTTCAACATTACCAGCGAGCTGCCGTCGGTGCGTGCCACACGCAACCTGACGCTGGTGGCCAAGACTCTCCAGACACTGGCCAATTTCACACGCTTCCAGGGCAAGGAGAACTTTATGGAGTTCCTCAACGATTTCCTTGAGCAGGAGGCGTCGCGCATGCAGCAATTCCTCGAGTATATATCGACGCGTCCGGAGCATGCGACACCCGACTCCATTCTCGACTGGGCCGGCTACATTGATCAGGGCAAACAGCTGTCCATATTGCACAGCCTGCTCAGCGAGAGTCTGGCCAAGCTGCCCGAGGCGCGCCAGCACGAGCTGGATCCGCTGCAGCACATACTGGACGACATTAGCCGCGCCAAGGAGCTGTCCGGCGGACCTGCGCTCGCCTCCGGCTACCTGCCGACAGTCATGTCCACGCACTCCATTGCCAGCGAGAACCAGGAGAATCGCCAGCCCGATCCTGGCTGCAGCATGGTCGGCGCCACCAGCTCCAGCcactcgcagcagcagcagcaacagcagcaacaattgcagcagcagcaacagcaggcacAGCTGGCGCAGCCGCAGCATGCGGTGGTCAGCAAACCGTTGCCCGCGGAGCGCGGCATTATGCGTGGCGTGCTCACGCCCAGCGCGCTCGAGAAGAACATATTCCGCTACAATGATCCCACGGTGAATGTGCGcctccagcaacagcagcagcagcagcagcagcaacaattggagcagcagcagcagcagctgctctcGAACTCGCAAAGCTCGATTGCAAATGCCGGTGGCTACATGAGCTCACCTGTGCTGCAGCACGCCCAGTCGCAGAGCTCGATGGCATCCTCCTCGTtaaacggcagcaacagcaacttgtTGATGCAGCCGCATCCCGCCCAGCACCAGCCGCATTGCCCGCCGGCACCGCAGACGAGCGCCGCCAGCACCATGGAGCGCTTGGATCGGCTGGGCCATACCTATCAGTATGTGGTCAATCACAATGGCAATGCCGCCGACTATGACAGCTCCACGGGCAGCTCCCGGGCGCGCACCTTGCCccgcaacaacatcaacaacaacaacaattgcaacaacaattgcaacaatagcaatcAGAGCGGCAGCTACGACGACATGCCCGGCGAATTCATACAAATCTCTGGCCTGGACACCAGCAGCGCTTTCGTGCGCAAATCTCCGACGCCGCTGCTCAAAGCGAGCGCCGCCGCATCAGCCGGAGCTGGAGCCGGAGCTGGAACACGTGGCCAGCGCATTAATCGTCACAATCTGAACCTTAATCTGGGCATACCCGATCACTCAGGCCACAGCAATTATGCGCGTGGGCCGCTCAATCCCAACTCGAACATGCCCAAGAATCTGGAGGATCTCGACGATCTGTTCAAGTACGCCGAGGAACAGGAGGTTATTATCGAACCGCAACCGACtggcagccacgcccacgcccatgcCCATGGACACGGCCATGCTCAGGGTCATGGTcacaacaagcaacagctgTCGGCCAAGAGCAGCCACTGCAGCTCCGGCTACCAGAGCATCTCCACCAATCCCTCGCCCGCACAGTCCTCCAGTCCCGTGGAGAGccagctgcagccgcagcaaccgcaacagcagcagcgacagctgAACGCACCGCTGGCCTTTAAGAATCCCTCGTACCAGCTGCAGAGCTGCACCAGCAATAGCGGCGGCATGCCCAACGCGTCCGGACGTGGCCCGGCTACGCCGCAGCCGGGCGCATTTGGCGGGCGTGTCAAGCCGCTGGGCGCTGGCCTTGTGGCGGCACGCGCCGCCTTTCTGAACAGCGGCGGCACCTTGGATGCGGCCACCCTGACACCGAGCTCCTCGGACGAGCAGCTATCGGCGGACAACTATTATAGCTatgcggcggcagcggctgccggCGCCAATGTGGCCAACAAACTGGAGGCACAGCGCTCCctcagcggcggcagcagctcctccaactccaactccaattCTGGCAAGCCGCACGCCTATGGCCGGCTCAATGGCGGTGGTCCGCTCAAGCGCGAGGATGTCTACGGCAGCGCCAGCGGCATGGGTGTCGCCTATGCCATGTCCGCGCCGCATCATcaccagcaacagccacagcagcagcagcagcagccgcatcaacaccatcatcatccccatccccaccagcagcagcagcagcaccaacaacaacagcagctgccgcagcaacagccgcagcagcagcaggaacacaAGCAATACGCAAGCAGCGGCGGCGCCAGCAGCGCAGCAACCTCCTCGACGGCGGTGGCCCAGCGACGCCTCAGCCTGGACTCGGCGCGAACGCTCTCCGATAGCAGCACCGACACTGAGG GTCACTGCGCTCAGTTGCAGGAGGGCAAACGACGTCGCCAGCTgcgcagcagcaataacagcgGCGGTGCTGGCGGTGGCTCGGAGTCGTCGGGCCTGTGCAAGGGCTACGATCAGAATGGCGAAAtccagctgctgcaggagACGCTGGACACGCTGCGCCACACTCTGGACCGTGACGAGGCCGAGCTGCGCGATTCGAGCGACGAGCTGTTCGCGCTACAGCGACCAGGCTGcgccggcggcagcagcggtggCAATGGCATCAACAATCTGTCACAGCAGTCGGAGTCGACCATGCGCAGCATTATTGACAG GCAAAACCTTTGCAGGCTCATCACCATGGAGGAGGAGCTGCGCCGCGAGCAGCTTAAAATGTCCCTGGCGCTGTCCCACAAGCAGCGCGTCATCGAGGAGCAGGGCCAGCAGATTGCGGCGCTAGACGCCGCCAACAGTCGGCTGCTGAGCGCCCTGACAGCGTTGCGTCAGCGCTAcgagacgcagcagcagcaacagcaacagcagcagcagcagcagcaagcaccAAAGAACCAGAAGCCACAGTGA
- the raskol gene encoding ras GTPase-activating protein raskol isoform X8, translating to MGRRTYRNRAHAISYPSRVEGWLDVCETEGELTRLIKTLPWGPLYCVLQQDDQTFTAYCSEEISIFPATPKKELELGDVCYEDIPRVRLDRARRPAKALWDGPPTLAEENENDSDTCLGNGMSGLNDIVLNTTLYNDLGEYKSKTLPRIHFDTALNDTSLNEDTSYEKACRRGSAPTTPILGSKQHQPEHNAASRFTNFFSKRSNPLKRTKSVTKLERTKRGSGGLRGSRSHESLLSSHAVMSTIDLSCTGAVGVAPVHQSVLGRRHCFQVRGGPRGERYYSCGSRQERDLWIYSLRKSIAPNAEHTRRTDNSLKLWVYEAKNLPAKKKYFCELQLDKTLYGRTSVKLQTDLLFWGEYFDFPDIPEINVITVNVFREVDKKKKRDKYQFVGSVKIPVHEVTSRLICEDWYPILSDKAGDSLGRTGLGKDKERELLPTLRIKCRFQSTDILPINIYGNFLAYLKENYKRVCETLEPVIGVKAKEDIGQALVLLMHAQGLAGAFLTDVVALDLLRVGDQRLTFRGNSLATKSMEAFLKLTGEQYLQDTLSAPINELIQSERDCEVDPTKTSGSSAGSLQRQQAALRGAVRSAWQCIYESHKHFPPQLRACFATFRERLQQLGRQDMADNLISASIFLRFLCPAILSPSLFNITSELPSVRATRNLTLVAKTLQTLANFTRFQGKENFMEFLNDFLEQEASRMQQFLEYISTRPEHATPDSILDWAGYIDQGKQLSILHSLLSESLAKLPEARQHELDPLQHILDDISRAKELSGGPALASGYLPTVMSTHSIASENQENRQPDPGCSMVGATSSSHSQQQQQQQQQLQQQQQQAQLAQPQHAVVSKPLPAERGIMRGVLTPSALEKNIFRYNDPTVNVRLQQQQQQQQQQQLEQQQQQLLSNSQSSIANAGGYMSSPVLQHAQSQSSMASSSLNGSNSNLLMQPHPAQHQPHCPPAPQTSAASTMERLDRLGHTYQYVVNHNGNAADYDSSTGSSRARTLPRNNINNNNNCNNNCNNSNQSGSYDDMPGEFIQISGLDTSSAFVRKSPTPLLKASAAASAGAGAGAGTRGQRINRHNLNLNLGIPDHSGHSNYARGPLNPNSNMPKNLEDLDDLFKYAEEQEVIIEPQPTGSHAHAHAHGHGHAQGHGHNKQQLSAKSSHCSSGYQSISTNPSPAQSSSPVESQLQPQQPQQQQRQLNAPLAFKNPSYQLQSCTSNSGGMPNASGRGPATPQPGAFGGRVKPLGAGLVAARAAFLNSGGTLDAATLTPSSSDEQLSADNYYSYAAAAAAGANVANKLEAQRSLSGGSSSSNSNSNSGKPHAYGRLNGGGPLKREDVYGSASGMGVAYAMSAPHHHQQQPQQQQQQPHQHHHHPHPHQQQQQHQQQQQLPQQQPQQQQEHKQYASSGGASSAATSSTAVAQRRLSLDSARTLSDSSTDTEGHCAQLQEGKRRRQLRSSNNSGGAGGGSESSGLCKGYDQNGEIQLLQETLDTLRHTLDRDEAELRDSSDELFALQRPGCAGGSSGGNGINNLSQQSESTMRSIIDRLITMEEELRREQLKMSLALSHKQRVIEEQGQQIAALDAANSRLLSALTALRQRYETQQQQQQQQQQQQQAPKNQKPQ from the exons ATACTTCATATGAGAAGGCCTGTCGCCGCGGTTCGGCGCCCACAACGCCCATTCTGGGCAGCAAACAGCATCAGCCGGAGCACAATGCCGCCTCCCGCTTTACCAATTTCTTCTCCAAGAG ATCAAATCCCCTCAAGCGTACAAAGTCGGTGACCAAATTGGAGCGCACCAAGCGCGGATCGGGTGGGCTGCGCGGCTCGCGCTCCCACGAGAGTCTACTCTCCAGTCATGCAGTCATGTCCACTATTG ATTTGTCATGCACCGGCGCTGTGGGCGTTGCGCCCGTACACCAATCGGTGCTGGGCCGCCGGCACTGCTTCCAGGTGCGCGGCGGGCCGCGCGGCGAGCGCTACTATTCGTGCGGATCACGCCAGGAGCGAGATCTCTGGATCTACTCGTTGCGCAAATCGATAGCACCGAATGCGGAGCACACTCGCCGCACGGACAACTCGCTGAAGCTCTGGGTGTACGAGGCAAAGAACTTGCCCGCCAAAAAGAAATACTTCTGCGAGCTGCAGCTAGACAAGACGCTCTACGGCCGGACAAGCGTCAAGCTGCAAACGGATCTGCTGTTCTGGGGCGAATACTTTGATTTTCCGGACATACCCGAGATCAATGTGATCACCGTCAATGTTTTTCGTGAGGTcgacaaaaagaagaagcgcGACAAATACCAATTTGTTGGCTCCGTTAAAATACCCGTGCACGAGGTGACCTCAAGGCTGATCTGCGAGGACTGGTATCCGATACTGAGCGACAAGGCCGGCGACAGTCTCGGCCGCACCGGGCTGGGCAAGGACAAGGAGCGGGAACTGCTGCCAACGCTGCGCATCAAGTGCCGTTTCCAGAGCACAGACATCCTGCCCATCAACATCTATGGCAACTTCCTGGCCTACCTCAAGGAGAACTATAAGCGCGTCTGCGAAACGCTCGAGCCGGTGATCGGGGTCAAGGCCAAGGAGGATATTGGCCAGGCTTTAGTCCTGCTGATGCATGCCCAGGGCCTGGCCGGCGCCTTTCTCACCGATGTCGTTGCGCTCGATCTGCTGCGCGTCGGCGATCAGAGGTTGACCTTTCGCGGCAACTCGCTGGCCACCAAGAGCATGGAGGCCTTCCTCAAGCTAACGGGCGAGCAGTATCTGCAGGATACGCTCTCGGCGCCGATCAACGAGCTGATACAATCGGAGCGCGACTGCGAGGTTGATCCGACCAAGACGAGCGGCTCCTCGGCCGGTTcgctgcagcgccagcaggCGGCATTGCGCGGCGCCGTGCGCAGCGCCTGGCAATGCATTTACGAGTCGCATAAACACTTTCCGCCGCAGCTGCGCGCCTGCTTCGCCACGTTCCGGGAgcgactgcagcagctgggcCGCCAGGATATGGCCGACAATCTGATCTCGGCGAGCATATTTCTGCGTTTCCTCTGCCCGGCGATCCTGTCGCCGTCCCTTTTCAACATTACCAGCGAGCTGCCGTCGGTGCGTGCCACACGCAACCTGACGCTGGTGGCCAAGACTCTCCAGACACTGGCCAATTTCACACGCTTCCAGGGCAAGGAGAACTTTATGGAGTTCCTCAACGATTTCCTTGAGCAGGAGGCGTCGCGCATGCAGCAATTCCTCGAGTATATATCGACGCGTCCGGAGCATGCGACACCCGACTCCATTCTCGACTGGGCCGGCTACATTGATCAGGGCAAACAGCTGTCCATATTGCACAGCCTGCTCAGCGAGAGTCTGGCCAAGCTGCCCGAGGCGCGCCAGCACGAGCTGGATCCGCTGCAGCACATACTGGACGACATTAGCCGCGCCAAGGAGCTGTCCGGCGGACCTGCGCTCGCCTCCGGCTACCTGCCGACAGTCATGTCCACGCACTCCATTGCCAGCGAGAACCAGGAGAATCGCCAGCCCGATCCTGGCTGCAGCATGGTCGGCGCCACCAGCTCCAGCcactcgcagcagcagcagcaacagcagcaacaattgcagcagcagcaacagcaggcacAGCTGGCGCAGCCGCAGCATGCGGTGGTCAGCAAACCGTTGCCCGCGGAGCGCGGCATTATGCGTGGCGTGCTCACGCCCAGCGCGCTCGAGAAGAACATATTCCGCTACAATGATCCCACGGTGAATGTGCGcctccagcaacagcagcagcagcagcagcagcaacaattggagcagcagcagcagcagctgctctcGAACTCGCAAAGCTCGATTGCAAATGCCGGTGGCTACATGAGCTCACCTGTGCTGCAGCACGCCCAGTCGCAGAGCTCGATGGCATCCTCCTCGTtaaacggcagcaacagcaacttgtTGATGCAGCCGCATCCCGCCCAGCACCAGCCGCATTGCCCGCCGGCACCGCAGACGAGCGCCGCCAGCACCATGGAGCGCTTGGATCGGCTGGGCCATACCTATCAGTATGTGGTCAATCACAATGGCAATGCCGCCGACTATGACAGCTCCACGGGCAGCTCCCGGGCGCGCACCTTGCCccgcaacaacatcaacaacaacaacaattgcaacaacaattgcaacaatagcaatcAGAGCGGCAGCTACGACGACATGCCCGGCGAATTCATACAAATCTCTGGCCTGGACACCAGCAGCGCTTTCGTGCGCAAATCTCCGACGCCGCTGCTCAAAGCGAGCGCCGCCGCATCAGCCGGAGCTGGAGCCGGAGCTGGAACACGTGGCCAGCGCATTAATCGTCACAATCTGAACCTTAATCTGGGCATACCCGATCACTCAGGCCACAGCAATTATGCGCGTGGGCCGCTCAATCCCAACTCGAACATGCCCAAGAATCTGGAGGATCTCGACGATCTGTTCAAGTACGCCGAGGAACAGGAGGTTATTATCGAACCGCAACCGACtggcagccacgcccacgcccatgcCCATGGACACGGCCATGCTCAGGGTCATGGTcacaacaagcaacagctgTCGGCCAAGAGCAGCCACTGCAGCTCCGGCTACCAGAGCATCTCCACCAATCCCTCGCCCGCACAGTCCTCCAGTCCCGTGGAGAGccagctgcagccgcagcaaccgcaacagcagcagcgacagctgAACGCACCGCTGGCCTTTAAGAATCCCTCGTACCAGCTGCAGAGCTGCACCAGCAATAGCGGCGGCATGCCCAACGCGTCCGGACGTGGCCCGGCTACGCCGCAGCCGGGCGCATTTGGCGGGCGTGTCAAGCCGCTGGGCGCTGGCCTTGTGGCGGCACGCGCCGCCTTTCTGAACAGCGGCGGCACCTTGGATGCGGCCACCCTGACACCGAGCTCCTCGGACGAGCAGCTATCGGCGGACAACTATTATAGCTatgcggcggcagcggctgccggCGCCAATGTGGCCAACAAACTGGAGGCACAGCGCTCCctcagcggcggcagcagctcctccaactccaactccaattCTGGCAAGCCGCACGCCTATGGCCGGCTCAATGGCGGTGGTCCGCTCAAGCGCGAGGATGTCTACGGCAGCGCCAGCGGCATGGGTGTCGCCTATGCCATGTCCGCGCCGCATCATcaccagcaacagccacagcagcagcagcagcagccgcatcaacaccatcatcatccccatccccaccagcagcagcagcagcaccaacaacaacagcagctgccgcagcaacagccgcagcagcagcaggaacacaAGCAATACGCAAGCAGCGGCGGCGCCAGCAGCGCAGCAACCTCCTCGACGGCGGTGGCCCAGCGACGCCTCAGCCTGGACTCGGCGCGAACGCTCTCCGATAGCAGCACCGACACTGAGG GTCACTGCGCTCAGTTGCAGGAGGGCAAACGACGTCGCCAGCTgcgcagcagcaataacagcgGCGGTGCTGGCGGTGGCTCGGAGTCGTCGGGCCTGTGCAAGGGCTACGATCAGAATGGCGAAAtccagctgctgcaggagACGCTGGACACGCTGCGCCACACTCTGGACCGTGACGAGGCCGAGCTGCGCGATTCGAGCGACGAGCTGTTCGCGCTACAGCGACCAGGCTGcgccggcggcagcagcggtggCAATGGCATCAACAATCTGTCACAGCAGTCGGAGTCGACCATGCGCAGCATTATTGACAG GCTCATCACCATGGAGGAGGAGCTGCGCCGCGAGCAGCTTAAAATGTCCCTGGCGCTGTCCCACAAGCAGCGCGTCATCGAGGAGCAGGGCCAGCAGATTGCGGCGCTAGACGCCGCCAACAGTCGGCTGCTGAGCGCCCTGACAGCGTTGCGTCAGCGCTAcgagacgcagcagcagcaacagcaacagcagcagcagcagcagcaagcaccAAAGAACCAGAAGCCACAGTGA